Proteins from a single region of Sphaerochaeta globosa str. Buddy:
- a CDS encoding NusG domain II-containing protein has product MKRSLATLLTDAIILGLCIAAILAISSNTLGGGSGYLQVQTHDSTYRYSLATDREIHVQGPLGDTHILIEDGKAHIHDSACPTKSCTQQRPIFSERSWIACLPNQVLLTIVGETEGDKEVDDVTN; this is encoded by the coding sequence ATGAAACGCTCTTTAGCCACGTTGCTCACCGACGCAATCATCCTTGGCCTGTGTATTGCTGCAATCCTGGCGATCAGCAGCAACACCCTTGGCGGCGGCAGTGGATACCTGCAGGTGCAAACCCACGACAGCACCTACCGGTACTCCCTGGCAACCGACCGGGAAATCCACGTCCAAGGCCCGCTTGGTGATACCCATATTCTCATCGAGGACGGCAAAGCCCACATCCATGACTCTGCATGCCCAACCAAGAGCTGCACCCAGCAGAGGCCCATTTTCAGCGAAAGAAGCTGGATCGCATGCCTACCCAACCAAGTCCTTTTGACCATCGTTGGTGAAACAGAAGGGGACAAGGAGGTGGACGATGTCACGAACTGA
- a CDS encoding response regulator transcription factor yields MKVIYVVDGSVEDREGIKQYLELSGYEVQAYEDLHGVQMAISRQSPDLLLLDVQLPDGDGFNFLKKLKQSFMFPVIFVTGRVAESDRILGFELGADDYVCKPFSSKELVLRVHALFRRIDVSVSAFRSGSTWTLGNSVLQLDEVSHLFNVDGHQVPLTAAEWRIMSYLVSNSGILITRSQILEHCFDYSFESYDRIVDTHVKNMRAKMGPLGSQWIETVRGYGYRFAGKSTSGKPGSEAQD; encoded by the coding sequence ATGAAAGTGATCTATGTTGTTGATGGCAGTGTAGAGGATCGGGAAGGGATTAAGCAGTACCTTGAATTATCAGGGTATGAGGTACAGGCCTATGAGGATTTGCACGGGGTGCAGATGGCAATTTCCCGCCAGAGCCCTGACTTGCTTCTGTTGGATGTACAGTTGCCTGACGGCGATGGATTCAACTTTTTGAAAAAGTTGAAGCAGTCGTTCATGTTTCCGGTAATTTTTGTGACAGGCAGGGTTGCTGAGAGTGATAGGATTCTTGGGTTCGAGCTGGGTGCCGATGACTATGTCTGCAAGCCGTTCAGTTCGAAGGAACTGGTGCTCAGGGTGCATGCCCTGTTTCGTAGGATTGACGTCAGTGTTTCGGCGTTCCGTAGCGGTTCGACCTGGACACTTGGCAATTCGGTTTTGCAGCTCGATGAGGTTTCCCACCTGTTCAATGTCGATGGGCATCAGGTTCCCCTTACTGCTGCTGAGTGGAGGATTATGAGCTATTTGGTAAGCAACAGTGGCATTCTCATTACCCGGTCCCAGATTCTGGAGCACTGTTTTGACTATAGCTTCGAGTCCTATGACAGAATCGTCGATACCCATGTGAAGAATATGCGGGCGAAAATGGGGCCTCTTGGTTCGCAGTGGATCGAGACGGTGCGTGGATATGGATACCGATTCGCCGGTAAGAGTACATCCGGCAAGCCGGGCAGTGAAGCCCAGGATTAA
- a CDS encoding response regulator transcription factor: MTDKKQENTELIYIVEDHEVIREGVRQYLELSGYAVRGFANLKSAREAFATQTPSLLIQDVMLPDGDGFAFVKQLKEKTDCPVIFMTARTEESDRILGFELGADDYISKPFSPKELVLRVQAVLRRYRNGSYEISDGLLYVGEHWMSFDEQDHRLVVDDGEIVLTAAEWRILEYLVQNSHHLVSRSQILEECFDYSVESYERVVDTHIKNIRSKLGDGPWIETVRGYGYRFIGHEKERT, translated from the coding sequence ATGACAGACAAGAAACAAGAGAACACTGAGCTGATTTATATAGTAGAAGACCATGAAGTTATCCGCGAGGGGGTGCGTCAGTACCTTGAACTCTCAGGGTATGCAGTACGGGGGTTTGCCAATTTGAAGAGTGCCAGGGAGGCGTTCGCCACCCAGACACCATCCTTATTGATTCAGGATGTGATGCTGCCCGATGGTGATGGGTTTGCTTTTGTGAAGCAATTGAAGGAAAAGACCGATTGTCCGGTAATTTTCATGACCGCCCGAACCGAAGAGAGCGACCGCATCCTCGGCTTTGAACTGGGTGCCGATGACTATATTTCCAAGCCGTTCTCCCCAAAAGAGCTGGTGCTCAGGGTGCAGGCAGTCCTCAGGCGTTACCGTAACGGCAGTTATGAAATCAGCGATGGCCTATTGTATGTCGGGGAGCATTGGATGAGTTTTGATGAGCAGGACCATCGTTTGGTTGTCGATGATGGAGAAATTGTGCTTACTGCTGCCGAGTGGAGAATTCTTGAGTATTTGGTCCAGAATTCCCATCACTTGGTTTCACGATCCCAGATTCTGGAAGAGTGTTTCGACTATTCGGTTGAATCGTATGAGCGGGTGGTAGACACCCATATCAAGAACATCAGATCAAAGCTCGGTGACGGGCCTTGGATCGAGACGGTTCGCGGCTATGGCTACCGCTTCATCGGCCATGAGAAAGAAAGAACATAA
- a CDS encoding sensor histidine kinase, whose amino-acid sequence MRKQFVRLFLSFVLVVAVVLGIQGFVVLFSLQNQRASWTESVFQEYLNTFTANLKVGLSSRPSSFIAIEQVLLASADDRVSGLYIRNPDGTVAVAYGNTSAGNSLPIPRERDVEPERPPMHHDMPLAQEEIGEQGFTSSVMHSDVYVVKILQSGSVTSLLVNKQSERQKQTILLPPQVKANDIAGSLVIMYNNEVLGSVDVLTYTPFTYKNTGRMFKGLLYPFLWAMPFAFLIALLMAASVSRRSQRYTSGIQKALQLLSNGENGVQLPRTNIDEQKVINDSIEQLDENLLLNKVSRQAWLRSISHDLNTPVASMKLLLDGIADGVFPANEQTLSKIKRENETLSERIALVSLYANLQSPDTKATQRELDVSSFIQQVLGTFSEEQKDRIFLDANDALLIADQRLLTYACKALLLNALQASDESVGWAIGENSMTFTNTGHLAEGIDFFEPWTKGDSSRGTAGSGLGLPIVKQVMRLHTGSATIEQRENTVIVNLKW is encoded by the coding sequence ATGAGAAAGCAGTTTGTCCGACTATTTCTAAGTTTTGTATTGGTGGTAGCCGTTGTGCTGGGCATACAGGGTTTTGTCGTGCTGTTCAGCCTGCAAAACCAACGTGCTTCTTGGACTGAGTCGGTGTTCCAGGAGTACCTGAATACGTTTACTGCCAATCTGAAGGTTGGGCTTTCCAGCCGTCCGTCCTCGTTCATTGCCATTGAACAGGTTTTACTTGCTTCTGCCGATGACCGGGTCAGCGGCCTGTACATTCGTAATCCCGATGGGACGGTAGCCGTCGCCTATGGCAATACCAGCGCTGGCAATTCACTGCCCATCCCCAGGGAGCGGGATGTCGAGCCGGAGAGACCTCCGATGCATCATGATATGCCTCTTGCCCAGGAGGAGATCGGAGAGCAAGGCTTTACTTCCTCTGTTATGCATAGTGATGTGTATGTGGTGAAGATTCTTCAGTCCGGCTCGGTTACTTCACTGTTGGTAAACAAGCAGTCCGAGCGCCAGAAGCAGACTATTCTGTTGCCTCCTCAGGTGAAAGCCAACGATATCGCTGGAAGCTTGGTGATTATGTACAACAATGAGGTATTGGGATCAGTCGATGTGCTGACCTATACTCCCTTTACCTATAAGAATACCGGTCGGATGTTCAAGGGTTTGCTCTATCCCTTCCTTTGGGCCATGCCGTTTGCTTTCCTTATTGCCCTGTTGATGGCAGCTTCTGTTTCCAGGCGCAGCCAGCGGTATACCAGTGGAATCCAGAAAGCTCTTCAGTTGCTTTCCAATGGGGAGAACGGAGTCCAGCTTCCACGAACCAATATTGATGAACAGAAGGTTATTAATGATTCAATCGAGCAGTTGGATGAGAACTTGCTACTCAACAAGGTGAGCAGGCAGGCCTGGCTGAGAAGCATCAGTCATGACCTCAATACTCCGGTTGCCAGTATGAAGTTGTTGCTCGATGGTATTGCCGATGGAGTGTTTCCGGCCAATGAGCAGACGCTTTCCAAAATCAAGAGGGAGAATGAAACACTCTCTGAGCGGATAGCTTTAGTTTCGCTGTATGCAAATCTCCAAAGTCCCGACACAAAAGCCACACAAAGGGAGCTCGATGTTTCCTCGTTCATCCAACAGGTGCTGGGCACCTTTTCTGAGGAACAGAAAGATCGGATATTCCTGGATGCCAATGATGCTCTTCTGATAGCTGACCAGAGACTACTTACCTATGCGTGTAAGGCGCTTTTGCTGAATGCCCTGCAGGCAAGCGATGAGTCGGTAGGGTGGGCGATCGGGGAAAACAGTATGACGTTCACCAATACGGGTCACTTGGCCGAGGGTATCGATTTCTTCGAACCCTGGACCAAGGGAGACAGCAGCCGTGGTACTGCGGGAAGCGGATTGGGCCTTCCAATCGTCAAGCAGGTGATGCGCCTGCATACTGGTTCTGCGACTATTGAACAACGAGAGAATACGGTTATTGTAAATCTCAAATGGTGA
- the yfcE gene encoding phosphodiesterase — MIYLFASDIHGSAYAMHKLLEVYRSSKATKLILLGDLLYHGPRNDLPCEYNPKETSRLQNSVKESLICVRGNCEAEVDQMVLEFPVLSDSAIMYLQQLDGRMIYLHHGHKPLPPLSSGTIVISGHTHIPVAEEKDGLVYINPGSVAIPKGGYPASYCLLVDKTFTIYDFSGTALMSLTI; from the coding sequence ATGATATACCTTTTTGCTTCAGACATTCATGGAAGTGCATATGCAATGCATAAGCTTCTAGAAGTCTATCGATCATCCAAAGCCACCAAGCTTATACTGCTTGGGGACTTGCTCTATCATGGCCCCCGAAATGACCTTCCCTGTGAGTATAACCCAAAAGAAACGAGTAGGCTACAAAATAGTGTTAAAGAATCGTTAATTTGTGTGAGAGGAAATTGTGAAGCTGAAGTGGATCAAATGGTCCTGGAATTTCCCGTACTTTCAGACAGTGCAATCATGTACTTACAGCAGTTGGATGGGCGTATGATCTACCTTCACCATGGCCACAAACCGCTTCCACCACTCTCTTCAGGGACTATTGTAATAAGTGGGCATACTCATATTCCGGTAGCAGAAGAGAAGGATGGATTGGTATACATAAACCCTGGCTCGGTAGCCATACCAAAAGGCGGCTATCCCGCCTCCTACTGCTTACTAGTAGACAAAACCTTCACAATCTACGACTTTTCAGGTACAGCCCTTATGAGCCTCACCATTTGA